The genomic interval TAGTTTACCCGCGTAAAAATCAGTATTTCGTACATTCTGATAATTCATTTCAAGCAACACCATAAATTCATAAACGCGTTTCTGGTTAATATCCTGAACCGTAAATTCCTTTTCTTTAATACGCACCAGCTGCAAAAGGAAAACTTTCAATAAAGCTTTAAGAATGATCAGACTGTTATTTTCTCTTTCATATTCTTCCTCCATCAGCTGATATACTTTACCGAGTTGTGAGGCAGTTTCTTTATCAATCTGCAGACATGAAAATTCTCCCTGAATATTAAAAATCTTGAATACATCCAGCAAAAATTCCTTTACGTCATCATCAAGGATATCTCTTTTGAAGGATAGCAAAATCCCCTTTTTTCCGGCCTTATTGAGCTGATGAACCCTGTATGGAGGAATCAGATAAATCCAGTCGCCCTTCATCGGGTGCTCGTCTCCTTTAATGGTATGTAATGCGTTCTCATTTTTCAGCCATACAATTTCAAAAAACTCTTTTCTGCTTGGATCATTCAGATAACTTGGAGGACAATTATCCAGGTTTCTGATGTAAATCAGTGTTTTATTTAATTCAGCGCTTAATTTACTTTCTTCCATATCAGCATATTACAAAATTCTGGCTAAACTCCTCTGGTAATTGACATATTCCGAATTAGATACCAAAATTAGCAAATTATCCCATCTGTTACTTAAATGTTAGCAAATAGTACCATATATGGCGCTGATTGTATAACCCCATTCCCCCATGCTGCACTTACCTTTGTAACCGGATTTACACCTGAAAATCTATGACTCATATTTCGCACTTTTCAGGTTTGCAAACCAGTAAAGAATTAAAATAAAATAATGAATACAAACATTGAAACCGATCTGGCTACAGATATACAGTCTAATCTGGAAATGATACTGGCTGAAAACCAGTTGTTAGCATCCAAACTGAATTTTGAACAGATAGCTGAATTAATTCCCTTTTTACAAAACGCAGAACGCATTTTTTTAATCGGTGCAGGCAGAACTGGATTAACTTTAAAAGCATTCGCCATGCGGTTGATGCACTTAGGATTTACCGTATTTGTGGCAGGAGAAACAACTACGCCGGCTATAAAAAAAGGAGACTTACTTTTGGCAGGATCGGGGTCCGGAACAACCGGCAGTATTGTAAATGCCGCACAAAAAGCTGTTTCGTCAGGCGCACAGGTGGTAGCTATTTCTACCACTTTGGAATCGGTTTTGGCAGAATTGTCTGCTCATGTTACTGTTCTTCCGGCAGCACAAAAACAAGATCACGGCGCTACAATATCCAAACAATATGCAGGCAGCTTGTTCGAACAATCTATACTGCTTTTAACCGATGCCATTATTCAGACACTATGGCGGCTGGATGGCACTCCGGCAGAAGAACTATGGAAAAGCCACGCTAATCTAGAGTGAAGGGAGTTTGGAGCGGCGGCCACGCGGTTTAGTGTTCAGAGTAGTGCCGCAAGGTTTAAGGAAGCACCATGAATTTTAATAATTTGAATACCAATAATTTATAATTAAATAACAAAAACGAGTATGGTTAAATTACAAGTCGCAATTGACTTATTGACAACAGAAGACGCATTGGCACTGGCAGCAAAAGTTGCTCCATATATTGATATTATTGAATTGGGTACTCCGCTTATTAAAAGTGAGGGCCTGGCTGTAATTACAGCAATGAAAAAAGCATTTCCTGACAAACTGGTTTTCGCTGATTTCAAAACAGCTGATGCGGGCGAACTGGAAGCAGATATGGCATTCGGTGCAGGTGCGGATTTGATTACGATTTTGGGAGCAACAGGCAATGCAACGATTATTGGAGCTGTGAAATCGGCAAAAGCACACGGAAAAGGTGTAGTTGTAGACACGATCGGAGTTTTAGACCGTGTAAAACGTGCTCAGGAAGTAATTGCTTTAGGTGTTGAATTCGTAGAATTACACGCCGGACTTGACGAACAGGCACAGCCTGGTTATTCAATTCAGGTATTAATTGACGAAGCTACACGTGCCGGCGTTCCTGTTTCTATTGCTGGTGGTGTTAAATTAAGTAACATTGCTGCCGTAAAAGCATCGGGTGTTAAAGTAGCAGTTGCAGGAGCAGCTATCTACGGTGCGGCTGATCCGGCTGCGGCTGCGAAAGAGTTGCGTGAAGCATTGGATGCTGCTTAATTATTTTAGACTTTCCAAGACCAGGCGTCCCCGTCTAAAAATCTTGGAAAGTCTATATGCCAAACCTAAATATTCGCTATAAAAGGCGCTTTTTTATTGTAAGTTTCATCATTCAATTGCTCAATAAGAAAACTTGCAATATCAGCAGCACTTATTTTTTTACCGGGTGAATCTTCCAGACTAACTCCAGTTTGGCTTCTTTCCTCTGTAAATTCAATATAGGGAACTCTCACCAATGTCCAGTCTGCATTGCTTTCGGATAAGATTTTATATGAATGTTGCCTGTCTGTTTGAATGTCCGGAAAATTGGTTTTCATCCACTCCGTTGCCATCATTGTTTCAGGGCCTTTCTTATCAAAAGGCGTTTCAACATTCAAACCTGCGACCAGAATATACCGTTTTAAACTGTATCCATTTGCTTCATTTTCAGCCATTACTTTAAGGATATTCATAGTTGCCAGACTGGCTACAAGTGGTTCGTCTTTTCGCTGGCCAACTGTACTGATTACTGACTGGCAATTTGCAAGTAATAATCTTACAGCATTAATATTCAATACATCTCCCTGAATAATTTCAATCCCCGGATTTTCAAAAAGAATATTCTGGCAGGTATTTTCCGGATTTCGAAGAAGAAGTTTAACATGAAATCCCTGATTTAATAATTGACTGACCAGATATTTGCCAGTTCTGCCGCCTCCGCCAATAACGGCTATTTTTGTTCTCTTTACCATTTTTTCTGCTTTATAAAATATAAAATACAAGGTTAAACCCTGTGTGTATCTGATTGAAAACACAAGGAATTACAGGAGCTTTACACTGTCTGCAACGATGATTGTAATATTTTATAAAGAGATTTTAATGATATAAAGATATGGTTTTGTAAGCCAATTTCAACATCCGCCCATTTAACTATCTTTGCAGCTTAATGAGAATTTTACAAATAAATAAAAGTAAATAATGGAAGTAAAAGATAGTAATGGTACGGTGCTGGCAGAAGGAGATTCAGTAAAAATCATTAAAGATTTAAAAGTAAAAGGCAGTTCGGCTACACTAAAAAGGGGAACATTAGTAAAAAATATCAGGCTTACAGGTGACGCAGAAGAAATTGAAGGAAAAGTAGAAAGGACTGTAATGGTACTAAAAACGATGTATTTACAGAAGGTTTAATTCGGGTGTATATTAATAAAACATCAAAAGAAAATAGAAAACTGTACTTTTTGGGAATGGAATCCCAAAAAGTTGTATTTAAATCTTAATTCTACATTCCTAATTCCTAACTCCCTAATTCTTTCCCAACGGAAAATTCATCGTAGTACCAATCCGGAAAACGGTGTGTTTGTATTTGAAACCTTCAAAACTGTTGGCAACTTCCAAACGAAATGGAAAGCGGATTCCGACGTCGAGGGCATAACCCAGTTCACCGTAATTATTTGAATCGGGCGTGGCCAGATAGTGCGCAAAAAAGTTCTCTTTGATTCCCATAATCCTGAACCAGGTAATTTGCGTTAAAAGAAATTTTCTAAGTTCAGTCAACACATGTGCTTCTACAAAACGTTTTGAAGTACTATACCGGTAATAATCCAGCATGCGGAAAGTACCAACAGGATCACCATACTGGAAGAAAAACTGGTTTCCTGCAAAATGCTGAAAATCGGGGAACTGTACCGATTTATCATTCAGAAATGCGCCTGCGGCCAATTTATAGCTTAGTTTGCTTCTGATACCGGTATCAAATCCGTGTGATATTCCAACTTGCAGGAAATCATAATTCACGTCGCTTCCGAACGCACTGTTGATACCCTTTCTATAACTGGCCGACAGTTTCGGAGAATCATCGTCATAATATGACGTTTTTCCTTTTCTGATTTTATATTTCTGCCAGGGTTTATAATACGCGGATATGCCGACAGTAAGCGCCTGATGTGGCTGCATTTCAAAAGAAGCCGTTCCCGATTCGTCAGTAAGTTCTTCGTTAAAAGGAATATTTGATGTAAACTCACGTTTTTTCCAGTCTATCCAGCGATAGGTGTTGGTTTTTCTGACATTTTGTAATGCACTACGGTCTGCATATTCAATATTCGCTTTTATTTCAAAATGTTCATTCTGACGATTGGTTTTAAAATCAAGACGAACATAGTTTTTTTCATATATCTTGATAAAATTTCTTTCCAAAAGCAAGGTGGTCAAACTATTCAGAATGGAACTCATCGGATTTTCAGGATTGAACTGGGATACAGTTTGTCCGCCCGAAAAATTAATTACACTTCGTTTCCAGGTATAATCCACACCGCCAGTTGCCATGAGTTTTTGCCGTGCGAAGGAATAACGCGTAAGTCCGTTAAACGACCATTCGCTTTGTTGCCGAACCGAGGTCCTTTTAATTCCGTTTGTGGAAATATCAATTTCTTCCACATTCTTTTTTGGGCCTGCACCCTGTTTATATTTTAGTTTAAATCCGCCTCCATTCAATACAATACCCTCTACCGTGTTTAATTGCAGGCCCCAGACAGGACTGACGTATTCCAGTCGCCAGGGACTTTTTTTGCCAAACCGAAAGGTATGGCCAGTGAGCAAGCCGTCCATAAAACCGGAACCACCACCACCGCCTTTTCTCTTCGATGGATCCGGCTTTGATACTTTCAAACTATCCTTTTGTTCCTGGGTTCCTTCATTTACCACCACAATACTATCCAGCCTTGTGTAACTTTTGACTTCTGCAATCGTAAGCGGTACAGTACGAATAGAATCCCAGAAAGCAGTACTGCGCATGCTCGCCATAGAGTCTATCTGCGTTGAGTCATTTCTTGAAAAATTCAGATCAATATCCTCACCCTTTTCTTCCTTTGCCTTTAAATCCTGTTTCTCATATTCTTTCATCAGCTTTTTCAAATTTTTAGCTGAGAATTCTTTTTGCTTGCTTACAACTTCTTCCAGTTTCCGGCTTTTTATTTCACGATTAGAAAGCTCAACTTTTTTGCTTCTTTCTTTTCTCTTTTCCCATCGACTACAACAATATCAGGTTGAAACGCAGGATTTACCTGAAGCTTTGAAAACGTTTGGGAAATGACCAGATCCCCTTTTCCTTTCAAACCATAAATTCCGCCCTGTACATGAAATTGCTGATTTATCGGCATCCAAACATCCTGAACCGGGCTATAAACTTGTTTAATATCAATGTTAAAACCTGTATTGACCGTTTGCAGATCTAAACTGTAAATACTCCATTCCCCTTCAATAATATGAATAATGCCTTTGTAAACACCTTCTCCATAAGAGCGCGGAACGACCTTAATTTTATTAACCTCAATCCCGTTTTCACGGAAAGCACCCATATATTCAAATTTGTAGTAAGTAAATGCACGCGGCGAAAGAGGCGATACTGCTTTTACAACTTCGGGCTGATAAAAACTGGTCAGGAAATATGCGTTGGCATTTGCAAAATTCTTGTCCTGGCTGTTCCGGGCGGCAATTACCCGTTGTTTGTAGGAATTTGGTTGCCGGAATGTTACTTCTGACACACTTTCATTCAGGATCGGAACACCTTTTTTAAAATTCGATTCTTTTTCAATTTCTTTTAATTCCTTTTTATACAAAAATTCCATCGGCAAATCTGTGATCACAAAGGAAGATTTGCTGTAAGCCTTGGCCGTATAACTTTCCACCTGAAGAAAATGGTAACGGCTTTTGGCAATAGCACGACGCATAATCGTGTATGCAGGATCTTCGTCTTTACTACCAATACGTACTTCACCCAAGGTGAGCGCCTGTTCTTCCATGGAAAGGTCGAAGGTTTCCATTTTGTTTTCAATGGTAAAAGCTTTCATACCGGTTTTGAAACCCAGATACTGAAAAACAACTTCATAATATCCCGGTTTCAGATCGAGCTGATACTTGCCTTCTTCATTGGAAATCGTACCAATTTCAGTGCCTTTTACTGCAATGGCGGCAAACGGAAGTGGTTGTCCATTTTTGGTTTTGATAATACCTTTTACGCCGGAAACAGGCTTTCCTGGCTGGGCAATAGCATAAAGGGATGTGAAGAACAGAAAGATTAAAATAATATAACGTTTGAGCATATAGGCGTTTCCAATGATATTAATGAAACTGTAATTTATAAAAAACCTGTATGGTTTTAAACGAAGATGCTCAAAATGATAAATTGGTTGCGCAACAGAAATTAAATCCTATCTGACTTTAACCAACAAATCGTATTTATAGAGTTGCTCAATAGATTCCGATTATGCTTTAAATAAAAAACCCAAAGCCTCGGCCTTGGGTTAGCAAGCTTTTAATCAAAAGCTTAACAGTATAAATGACCAATTACAATGTTTTACATTTTATCAGGATATACTCTATTTTGTCAATTTTGGAAAAAGCTGCTATTTGGGAATACTTTTCGTAATTATCCCAACGCTTTACTTCATCAGTATCCAGAACAGGTTTTATATTATTTTTCAAATCCAGCAAACCCAGTATTACGCGATCCTCAAAATCAAAGTCAGATAGATTGTTGATCATGATCCTGTCAGCTATTTCATTGATAAAAATGATCTCGATCTTTCCTTCTTTATAAACCATTTTGGGGCATTTTTCACAACCGGCCTTATCATCTTTATAGTAACTGTCCAGCTTACCTTTACCCAAAACTGCTTCAACTTCCTGCTCATTTCTCATGGCAACTTTTCCCAGATCCATTTCTACGGTTACCGGCGCATTTTCATCGCCGTCACCCATTAAAAAGAATTTTATAAAAACGGCAACCAGAATAATTACCAGTGCAATAAGTTTCCAGTTAGCCCATTTGCTTTTAAAAGTCGGTTTCTCCATGAAGATGGTTTGGTTTTTTTAATGTTGGTCTGTACAATATAACCTCCTAAGAATATCATGCCAATATCTGAAAGTATGCAAAAACAGAATTTGGAAAAGTGAATAGAAAAGACACTGACATAAGCCACGAAATATGGAACAACCGGTATCAAACTATAATAAATTGACCCTGCAGGAAGCCACTGTCCTGCAGAATAATTTAAAACAAAAGCTGAATTTAGGCCAGTTGCAAGAACCTATCCGTACAATTGCCGGAGCAGATATTTCGCTGGAACTTTATAGCGAAGTGGTATATGCAGGAATAGTGATCCTGAATTATGCAGACTTACAACCCATTGCCTATTCACTTGTAAAAGGGATATCCACATTTCCATACGTTCCTGGTTATCTGGCCTTTCGGGAAATCCCAACGATACTGGAAGCTTTTAACCAAATCCCGTTCGGTGCCGGATATCATCGGCCAGACATTATCATGTTCGATGGAAATGGCATTTTACATGCACGGCGAATGGGCATTGCATCACATTTCGGGGCCCTCACTGAAACAGTTACGATGGGTTGCGCCAAGAAAAAACTGGCAGGAAGATTTGAAGAACCGGGTATTCTTAAAGGTGATTATTCCCTTGTAACGGATAAGAATGAAACGATCGGATTTGCGTTAAGAAGCAAAAATAATGTCAAACCAATCTTCATTTCACCCGGCAACGGCATGAACCTAAAAGATAGTCTGACAATTACTTTGCACTGTTTGGGCAAATACCGCCTTCCCGAACCAACCCGATATGCACATGAGTTTGTAAATCAGTTTCGCACCGGTATTTTAAAGGAAGGCTATCACGAAATAGCCCAAATGCGGTTATTTTAGAGTTTTGTCAATTTCATTCAAGAGGTAATTTTTAGGGTCAGAACCGTATTCCCAGAACATAACACCTCCCATTTTCTGGTCCAGTACATACCTGCATTTTTCTTTCACCGATTCTTCATCTTCGTAACTTAATACCTGTTTTGTGGTTTCATTGATCAGATACGGCACTTTGGCCACTTCATCCCTGTAAGCTTTAAATCCTCTTTTGTTTACAAGACTGTCCTTAATGTAAGTGTAACCATCTAAATATTCCTGTGCCGATTGTTTTTGCCCGAGGCCTTTTTCCAGCTTTCCTCCTACCGTGAACATACGGCCATAAAACGGTAATCCCATTACGAGTTTGCTCATCGGAACTCCGGCTTTGGCAAATGCTTTCACCGCAGCATCAGCTGACTTTTCAGTTTTATATTTATCCGTAGCATAAAGGCTTGCATGGTGTACAACAGTATCACCCTGAAAAAGATCATAGGTCATCAGGTTCACATAATCCAGATATTGTTGCGCTTTACCCATCTCAGTAACATCCAGAAAGGATTTAAAACCAGCAACTGCCGTTGTTAATAATTTCTTCTTGCCGGTTTCCTTGTGCAATACATCCAGTTCTTTACGGATCGCTTCAAACATCAGCGTGAAATTTTGTTTGTCTTCCGGACGAAAAACATTGCCTTCTTCACCCGCCATTCCCGGGTATTCCCAGTCGATATCAACACCATCCAGTTCATATTTCCGGATAATATCCACCGAACTAACAGCAAATATTTTTCTGGAAGATTCTGTCAAAACAGCATCAGAAAAATTCTCACTCCATGCCCAGCCGCCAATTGAAATCAGTAATTTAAGATCAGGATTTTTCTCTTTCAATAGTTTCAGATTACGAAAATTAGTCGAATCTGTTTTTTCATTGGTCAGGAATGCTTTACCATTTTTCACATCAACAAAGGCATAATTGATGTGGGTAAGTTTTTTTGCTTCAATTTTATCCGTTTCCAATAATCCGTGAAAGCCGCCGACATAGCCAATTACAACGGGTTTGATTTTTGAATCATTTTCGTCCGATTTTTCTTTTGCTTCTGTACAGCTATTCAAAAGCAACAGTGATGATGCAGCAAGAAACAATGAAAATGAAAAGCTCTTAATTTTTTGTTTAACTGTCATGGGTTAAGGAATTGAGAATGCGTTAGAAATGAGTATTCCTGCAAAAATAACAGCATCCAGATCTTTACCGTCATTTTTGCAGGAATAAGTCTAATGCAGCCGGTTTTAATCAATCAACTGGCATGCAAGGCCTCCAATTTTATCAAAACCTTTTCCATATTGATACCTTTGTCCAAAACTCCTTTAAAAAGATCGCCCCTCTCTTCTACTCTTTTAATCATATTTTTGATTGTAAAATCCTTCGGGCTTAATCCGTGCTTTACCTCACTCCAATCCAATGGAGCGGATACCGTTGCCCCGGGTTTTGGACGTACGCTATATGCCGAAGCCAGTGTTTGGCCTTCCGCATTCTGCATAAAATCTACATAAATCTGATCCTTTTTCCGCTTCGAAAGTGATCTTTCCAAAGTCGTTATTTCCGGTAATTTATCATTCACCATACTTGCCAGGATATTTGCAAAATCCCGGCTTTCCTGATAAGAATGTTTTTTATTAAAAGGAATATAAACATGTAATCCACTGGATCCTGAGGTCTTGCAATAACCAGTCATACCTGTTTCGTCCATTATTTCCTTAATGACCAATGCTACATCAACCACCTGGTCAAAGGTATTTTTGTCAGACGGATCAATATCCATAACAATATAATCAGGCCGGTCAAGTTTATTTACCGTCGAATTCCATGGATTCATTTCAATACAACCCAGATTGGCAATAAACAGCAAACTTTCTACATCATTGCAAACCAGATAATGCACCATTTTATCCGTTGACTCTGAATGGATAGCTACTTTTTTGACCCATTTCGGCGCAATATCTCCGGCATCTTTATGAAAAAAACCGTTATCCCTGATACCATTCGGATTACGTTTCAGAGATAATGGCCTGTTTTTTAAATAAGGCAAGATATATGGAGCGATCTGGCGGTAGTAATCCAGCAATTCACCTTTCGTGATTTCATCGTCGGGCCAGTAAATCTTGTCGAGATTTGTCAGTTCGGCTTCCTTTTTCATTCAATCAGGATTTTCTGTGTTTTTCTATATCGTATTTCTTATTGAATGCGTATTCATCTTTGTGTTTGATCAATAGCCAGTTATCTCCTTCTTTTTTAAATTTCACAAGCACAAACCCACCCTCAAGCTTTTCCCCTTTCAGGAATATTTTCAACTCGCCTTTTTTCAATGCATCCAGTGCCTGTTTTTCAGTAATTTTTTCAAGTTCTTCATTCACCGGAAAAAACCGGCCATGATCCCACACTTCTACTTCACCGGCTCCATAATTTCCCTTGGGAATGGTACCCGAAAAATCAATATAATCAACCGGATGGTCTTCTACTGCAACAGCCAGCCGCTTGTCTTCCGGATTCATCGACGGGCCTTTTGGCACAGCCCAGCTTTTAAGGACACCGTCCAGTTCAAGCCGGAAATCGTAATGTAAGTGTGATGCGTCGTGCCGCTGGACTACAAAGCGGAACTGGTTTTTGCTCCCGCTTTTTCCTTTTGGTTCGGGTGTATCATCAAAATGCCTCTTATCGTTGTATTTCCCAAGATTGGTCATGATGCTTTTCTTTTAGAAGAGTCAAGGCTTTCTTTTAGTTGTTCCATCAGATCACGGCTGCGGGAATGAACAACTTCCATTTTGGGGGCTGTTGGTTTTTTACCTTTTGCCTTCGCCATAATGAGCTTCAATAATTTATCATTGTAGGTATCCTTATATCTGCCAATGTCAAAGTTTGTCGTTAACTGCTCAATCAGCTGTACCGCCATATTCATTTCACCCGGCTTGATTTTAACGCTCGGAATTTCAATTTCATCTGCTTCGCGAATTTCTTCCTGGAACCGGATCTTATTTAAAATCAACAGATCATCCACGGCTTTTATAAGCACCAGACTTTCCCTGTTGCGCAACACATAAGTTCCAAGTCCGGCTTTGCCCGTTTTTTTCAATGCATCCCTCAGCAGGGCATAAGGTTTATTACCTGATTTTTCCGGTTGTAAATAATAGGGTGTTTCGTAATAAATACTGTCGATTTCCTTTTCATCTATAAATTCTGAAATTTCGATGAGCCTGGTTTTTTCAGGACTCGCTTTTTCAAAATCTTCGTCGTCAAGAACCACATAACGATCCTCAATTTTATACCCTTTCACGATATTTTCCCAGGCTACTTCCTTACCCGTATTGGCGTTTACACGCTGAAATTTAATGTTTGCATGATCATCCTTATCCAGCATATCGAGGTCCAGTTCACTAGCCTGAACTGCGCTGTAAAGTTTTACCGGAATGTTTACAAGGCCAAATCCAATAGCCCCTGTCCATATTGCTCTCATATATTTCTTAGATAGATTATCAATAAATCCTAGTGAGAAAATCCATTAAAAATCTGTGCCTTGAGTTCGTGTTTTTCCAAAAATAATACCGGGAAGTATCTGTGAATTTCATTTCCAATTACTGATCAAAGTCATTCTTTCAGCTTACACCTATCATCTTGCTGCTCAAATGGTTTTAGCAATTTTGGATCACGATTTATGCGAAGTCAAACTTCATTTTATTGACCAACAGGACGGCCGCTAATTTTTCAACGTATTAATTTATGGACACAAACGATCTCATTGTCGAAAAAGTAATTCAGGCGAAACATACCTGTTACCATTGCGGAGAAGAATGCACCGATGATGTGATCCGTTTTGATGAACGCGACTTTTGCTGCGACGGCTGTTCAACGGTTTATGACCTTTTGAAAGAAAATGACTTATGCGGTTACTACAATATTGACGGAGCTCAGGGGATTTCTCTGGATAAATCGTATTTCCAGGGTAAATACGATTACCTGGATCTGCCGGAAATAGCTGAAAAAATCCTGGAATTTACGGATGGCCGGTTGTCACGTGTCAACTGGCTGGTTCCCAAAATGCATTGCAGTTCGTGTATCTGGTTACTGGAACAACTTCACAGGTTGAATCCTGCAATCCGTAGTTCGGTCGTAAACTTTCCGGAGAAAAGAGTACGCATCACATACGATTCCCAACTCATCCGCCTCAGTGAAATTGCTGCGCTGATCACGAAGGCCGGTTACGAACCATATATTAGCCTGAATGATGTGGAAGGCAAACATATTAAAAAATGGAACCGTACGCGTTTGTACAAAA from Dyadobacter sp. NIV53 carries:
- a CDS encoding DUF5686 and carboxypeptidase-like regulatory domain-containing protein gives rise to the protein MLKRYIILIFLFFTSLYAIAQPGKPVSGVKGIIKTKNGQPLPFAAIAVKGTEIGTISNEEGKYQLDLKPGYYEVVFQYLGFKTGMKAFTIENKMETFDLSMEEQALTLGEVRIGSKDEDPAYTIMRRAIAKSRYHFLQVESYTAKAYSKSSFVITDLPMEFLYKKELKEIEKESNFKKGVPILNESVSEVTFRQPNSYKQRVIAARNSQDKNFANANAYFLTSFYQPEVVKAVSPLSPRAFTYYKFEYMGAFRENGIEVNKIKVVPRSYGEGVYKGIIHIIEGEWSIYSLDLQTVNTGFNIDIKQVYSPVQDVWMPINQQFHVQGGIYGLKGKGDLVISQTFSKLQVNPAFQPDIVVVDGKREKKEAKKLSFLIVK
- a CDS encoding endonuclease V yields the protein MEQPVSNYNKLTLQEATVLQNNLKQKLNLGQLQEPIRTIAGADISLELYSEVVYAGIVILNYADLQPIAYSLVKGISTFPYVPGYLAFREIPTILEAFNQIPFGAGYHRPDIIMFDGNGILHARRMGIASHFGALTETVTMGCAKKKLAGRFEEPGILKGDYSLVTDKNETIGFALRSKNNVKPIFISPGNGMNLKDSLTITLHCLGKYRLPEPTRYAHEFVNQFRTGILKEGYHEIAQMRLF
- a CDS encoding helix-turn-helix domain-containing protein — protein: MEESKLSAELNKTLIYIRNLDNCPPSYLNDPSRKEFFEIVWLKNENALHTIKGDEHPMKGDWIYLIPPYRVHQLNKAGKKGILLSFKRDILDDDVKEFLLDVFKIFNIQGEFSCLQIDKETASQLGKVYQLMEEEYERENNSLIILKALLKVFLLQLVRIKEKEFTVQDINQKRVYEFMVLLEMNYQNVRNTDFYAGKLGISSKRLNQILKEKLDKTGMQLIHDRIIMEAKRQIIHSENTIKEIAYDLGFKDRPYFSRFFKQHTGQTPEQFQNEAKIHIISKFNTLF
- a CDS encoding DNA polymerase ligase N-terminal domain-containing protein, with product MTNLGKYNDKRHFDDTPEPKGKSGSKNQFRFVVQRHDASHLHYDFRLELDGVLKSWAVPKGPSMNPEDKRLAVAVEDHPVDYIDFSGTIPKGNYGAGEVEVWDHGRFFPVNEELEKITEKQALDALKKGELKIFLKGEKLEGGFVLVKFKKEGDNWLLIKHKDEYAFNKKYDIEKHRKS
- a CDS encoding alkylphosphonate utilization protein, producing MEVKDSNGTVLAEGDSVKIIKDLKVKGSSATLKRGTLVKNIRLTGDAEEIEGKVERTVMVLKTMYLQKV
- the hxlB gene encoding 6-phospho-3-hexuloisomerase, translating into MNTNIETDLATDIQSNLEMILAENQLLASKLNFEQIAELIPFLQNAERIFLIGAGRTGLTLKAFAMRLMHLGFTVFVAGETTTPAIKKGDLLLAGSGSGTTGSIVNAAQKAVSSGAQVVAISTTLESVLAELSAHVTVLPAAQKQDHGATISKQYAGSLFEQSILLLTDAIIQTLWRLDGTPAEELWKSHANLE
- a CDS encoding glycoside hydrolase family 18 protein produces the protein MTVKQKIKSFSFSLFLAASSLLLLNSCTEAKEKSDENDSKIKPVVIGYVGGFHGLLETDKIEAKKLTHINYAFVDVKNGKAFLTNEKTDSTNFRNLKLLKEKNPDLKLLISIGGWAWSENFSDAVLTESSRKIFAVSSVDIIRKYELDGVDIDWEYPGMAGEEGNVFRPEDKQNFTLMFEAIRKELDVLHKETGKKKLLTTAVAGFKSFLDVTEMGKAQQYLDYVNLMTYDLFQGDTVVHHASLYATDKYKTEKSADAAVKAFAKAGVPMSKLVMGLPFYGRMFTVGGKLEKGLGQKQSAQEYLDGYTYIKDSLVNKRGFKAYRDEVAKVPYLINETTKQVLSYEDEESVKEKCRYVLDQKMGGVMFWEYGSDPKNYLLNEIDKTLK
- a CDS encoding DUF5686 family protein; the encoded protein is MKKLMKEYEKQDLKAKEEKGEDIDLNFSRNDSTQIDSMASMRSTAFWDSIRTVPLTIAEVKSYTRLDSIVVVNEGTQEQKDSLKVSKPDPSKRKGGGGGSGFMDGLLTGHTFRFGKKSPWRLEYVSPVWGLQLNTVEGIVLNGGGFKLKYKQGAGPKKNVEEIDISTNGIKRTSVRQQSEWSFNGLTRYSFARQKLMATGGVDYTWKRSVINFSGGQTVSQFNPENPMSSILNSLTTLLLERNFIKIYEKNYVRLDFKTNRQNEHFEIKANIEYADRSALQNVRKTNTYRWIDWKKREFTSNIPFNEELTDESGTASFEMQPHQALTVGISAYYKPWQKYKIRKGKTSYYDDDSPKLSASYRKGINSAFGSDVNYDFLQVGISHGFDTGIRSKLSYKLAAGAFLNDKSVQFPDFQHFAGNQFFFQYGDPVGTFRMLDYYRYSTSKRFVEAHVLTELRKFLLTQITWFRIMGIKENFFAHYLATPDSNNYGELGYALDVGIRFPFRLEVANSFEGFKYKHTVFRIGTTMNFPLGKN
- a CDS encoding NAD(P)-dependent oxidoreductase → MVKRTKIAVIGGGGRTGKYLVSQLLNQGFHVKLLLRNPENTCQNILFENPGIEIIQGDVLNINAVRLLLANCQSVISTVGQRKDEPLVASLATMNILKVMAENEANGYSLKRYILVAGLNVETPFDKKGPETMMATEWMKTNFPDIQTDRQHSYKILSESNADWTLVRVPYIEFTEERSQTGVSLEDSPGKKISAADIASFLIEQLNDETYNKKAPFIANI
- the hxlA gene encoding 3-hexulose-6-phosphate synthase gives rise to the protein MVKLQVAIDLLTTEDALALAAKVAPYIDIIELGTPLIKSEGLAVITAMKKAFPDKLVFADFKTADAGELEADMAFGAGADLITILGATGNATIIGAVKSAKAHGKGVVVDTIGVLDRVKRAQEVIALGVEFVELHAGLDEQAQPGYSIQVLIDEATRAGVPVSIAGGVKLSNIAAVKASGVKVAVAGAAIYGAADPAAAAKELREALDAA
- the ligD gene encoding non-homologous end-joining DNA ligase, with translation MKKEAELTNLDKIYWPDDEITKGELLDYYRQIAPYILPYLKNRPLSLKRNPNGIRDNGFFHKDAGDIAPKWVKKVAIHSESTDKMVHYLVCNDVESLLFIANLGCIEMNPWNSTVNKLDRPDYIVMDIDPSDKNTFDQVVDVALVIKEIMDETGMTGYCKTSGSSGLHVYIPFNKKHSYQESRDFANILASMVNDKLPEITTLERSLSKRKKDQIYVDFMQNAEGQTLASAYSVRPKPGATVSAPLDWSEVKHGLSPKDFTIKNMIKRVEERGDLFKGVLDKGINMEKVLIKLEALHAS